In Brienomyrus brachyistius isolate T26 unplaced genomic scaffold, BBRACH_0.4 scaffold33, whole genome shotgun sequence, a genomic segment contains:
- the LOC125721430 gene encoding uncharacterized protein LOC125721430, whose product MANYRTKLRNLGCPELSINSLKHKPADRCQPAYDVKKPRKAEVNFCPPYPAGETQDSLEGERLALLSEVKKRHNDKVVREKMAKTFAYRRQEVVRNKPMIVEFKIRWPGLFTVAEMEAEFVRITTRPLVSKFHAQLDQHTAQLFKVLKKKGGSAGNKISRILLPIRQNETIEKRRECILKALCIYLNEDPNILFKEYLDTDDTAVQRELEQLTLGIYSVKVEGGDATTPPADVGIVIEGVEVLHDLGDVTSACALLMGVIYALNLSYPMELKAFFEVLQKLFLQLDATRLSSKVQMLKNKLYE is encoded by the exons ATGGCCAACTACAGGACAAAGCTTAGAAACTTGGGGTGTCCGGAACTGAGCATCAATTCCCTCAAGCACAAACCTGCAGATAGATGTCAGCCTGCCTACGATGTCAAAAAACCGAGGAAAGCAGAAGTAAATTTTTGTCCTCCCTATCCTGCTGGAGAGACCCAGGACAGTCTTGAAGGTGAAAGATTGGCATTGTTATCTGAGGTCAAGAAGAGACATAATGATAAAGTTGTCAGAGAAAAGATGGCCAAGACCTTCGCATACAGAAGACAGGAGGTCGTTAGAAACAAGCCCATGATCGTGGAGTTCAAGATCAGATGGCCAGGACTGTTCACTGTGGCAGAG ATGGAAGCAGAATTTGTGAGGATCACTACTCGTCCCCTTGTCTCAAAGTTTCATGCACAGCTTGACCAACACACTGCCCAGCTCTTCAAAGTGTTGAAGAAGAAAGGAGGCTCTGCAGGGAATAAAATCAGCAGGATTTTGCTCCCAATCAGACAG aATGAAACCATTGAAAAGAGGAGAGAGTGCATCCTGAAGGCACTTTGTATCTATCTGAACGAAGACCCGAACATCCTCTTCAAAGAATACCTG GATACTGATGATACTGCTGTACAGAGGGAGCTTGAGCAACTTACCCTTGGCATCTACAGCGTCAAAGTCGAGGGAGGTGATGCAACCACTCCACCAGCTGATGTTGGAATAGTGATCGAGGGTGTTGAAGTTCTGCATGACCTGGGAGATGTCACCTCTGCATGTGCACTCTTAATGGGTGTGATATATGCACTGAACCTCAGTTATCCTATGGAACTTAAAGCCTTCTTTGAAGTACTTCAGAAGCTCTTCCTTCAACTGGATGCTACCAGACTCTCAAGCAAGGTACAGATGCTCAAGAACAAactgtatgaatga
- the LOC125721418 gene encoding protein NLRC3-like isoform X3, with the protein MFQAQLNDRRWCHLLRQTSQLLQLRIPAKVPAFDHCPTHTAPDPFRPSYRGPSRNHLVWISIEMDGSASEMRPPVGCNRKSPDSVPMKRADSPVPSCVSMKSDWSMDHPHAFREEPFPTDQRDQMEECSSNLHDKSGLSSILKSLEEKAMKFLKEELKTFVRHLDQNYPECSEPQLEEDNDLDCDGQMQKTSVREVALKITLYILRTMKQNDLADLLDKRKLMLQEIKAKLKKQFECVFEGKAKEGQPTLLSEIYTELYITEGGTGAVNDEHEVRQIETASKKRRTEDTTVKCNDIFKPLCGRVTPIRTVLTKGVAGIGKTVSVQKFILDWAEGKANQDVHFIFALPFRDLNLIKGEYSLIELLHHFVPELKSFQSTDLFSSKVLFIFDGLDECRLPLDFQNNESWFDVTKKTSLDVLLTNLIKGNLLPSALLWITSRPAAANQIPAECVHQVTEIRGFSDAQKEEYFRRRFNDQSLASRIITHVKSSRSLFIMCHIPVFCWISATVLKRLFSETDRGEIPKTLTEMYTHFLIFQTSLKNDKYMKNHETKLKEYSKQFLLKLGKLAFDNLEKGHLIFYEQDLTENDIDVAETSVYSGVCTEVFKEEYGLYQEKVYCFVHLSIQEYLAALYVFLSNSSADLLETAMDQALESKNGHLDLYLRFLLGLSTDSRKTLLQRLLGPTRISSHTIKDTAQYIKGKIKENLSPERTINLFHCLTELGDNSLVEEVQRYLNSGNISADDLSPAQYSALAFVMLMSDEELDVFDLKKYIRRDKQHCRLLPVVKNSRTALLNSCDLIDKHCEVLTSALRSNSSPLRELDLSDNDLQDSGVKLLSAGLGDLDCNLEILRYDWVFHTVNCG; encoded by the exons ATGTTTCaag CGCAGCTGAATGACAGAAGGTGGTGTCACTTACTCCGCCAAACC agccaaCTTCTGCAGCTGAGGATCCCAGCGAAGGTCCCTGCCTTCGAccactgcccaactcacactgcacccgacccctttcgcccctcctacag aggccccagcaggaatcatctggtctggatcagcatagaaatggatggatctgcttctgaaatgcgcccccctgtggggtgtaacagaaagagccctgatag tgtcccgatgaagagagcagactcccctgtacccagctgtgtttccatgaagagtgactggtcaatggATCACCCACATGCCTTCAGAGAggaaccttttcctacagatcaaag agaccaaatggaagaatgcagttcaaatctacatgataaatcgggtttatcatccatattgaag tcgctagaggaaaaagccatgaagttcctaaaggaggaactgaagacgtttgtgaggcacctagatcagaattacccagaatgctctgagcctcagctggaggaggacaatgacctggactgtgatggtcagatgcagaagaccagtgttagagaggtagctctgaagatcacactgtacatcctgaggaccatgaagcaaaatgatcttgctgacctgctggacaaga gaaaGCTCATGCTACAGGAAATCAAAGctaaacttaagaagcaatttgagtgtgtatttgaagggaaagctaaggaaggacagccaacacttctcagtgagatttacacagaactctacataactgaaggtgggactggagcagtcaatgatgaacatgaagtgagacagattgaaacagcatccaagaaaaggcgaacagaagatactacagtcaagtgcaatgatatatttaaacccttatgtgggcgtgtgacacctatcagaactgtactcactaaaggggtggcaggcatcgggaaaacagtctctgtgcagaaatttattctggactgggcagaaggaaaagcaaaccaggatgttcacttcatatttgctcttcctttccgggacctgaatttgattaagggtgaatacagtctgattgaactgcttcaccactttgtcccagaactgaaatcatttcaatccaCTGACCTGTTTAGCtccaaagtcttgttcatctttgatggtctggatgagtgtcgccttcctctggattttcagaacaatgagagctggtttgatgtaacaaagaaaacgtcactagatgtgctgttgactaacctcattaaggggaatctgctcccatccgctctcctctggataacctcccggccagcagcagccaatcagataccagctgagtgtgtccaccaggtgacagagatacgagggttcagtgatgcccagaaggaggagtatttcaggaggagatttaatgatcagagcctggccagcaggattatcacacatgtgaaatcatcaaggagcctcttcatcatgtgccacatacctgtgttctgctggatttcagccactgtgcttaagaggctttttagtgagactgacaggggagaaattccaaagactctgactgaaatgtacacacacttcctgatctttcagacaagtttaaaaaatgacaagtatatgaaaaaccatgaaactaagcttaaggaatacagcaagcaattccttttaaaacttggtaaacttgcttttgacaaccttgagaaaggccatctcatattttatgagcaagatctgacagagaatgacattgatgtcgctgaaacttcagtttactctggagtctgcacagaagtctttaaagaggagtatgggttgtaccaggagaaggtgtactgctttgtgcatctgagcatccaggagtatctcgctgctttatatgtgtttctgtcaaactcatcagctgacctgctggagactgcaatggatcaggcattagagagcaagaatggacacttggacctctacctccgcttcctcctgggcctctcaacagactccagaaagactctgttacaaaggctactggggccgacaagaatcagctcacataccattaaggatacagcccagtacatcaaggggaaaataaaggagaatttatctccagaaaggaccatcaatctgttccactgtctgactgaactgggtgacaattctctagtagaggaagtacaaagatacctgaattcaggaaacatttcagcagatgacctctcacctgcacaatactcagctctggcctttgtgatgctgatgtcagatgaggagctggatgtgtttgacctgaaaaaatacatcagacgagataaacagcactgcaggctgctgcctgtggtcaagaactccaggacggctct gctgaacagctgtgatctcatagataaacactgtgaagtgctgacttcagctctcagatcaaactcctcacccctgagagag